One window of the Novipirellula caenicola genome contains the following:
- a CDS encoding Gfo/Idh/MocA family oxidoreductase, whose product MSLDRRAFIASTVAASTLAAAPKIHAASKDKKYRTALIGSGWWGMNILREAMAAGQTKVVALCDVDQDKLELAAEEVNDLSGEEPKLYSDFRELFEKEEVEIAIIATPDHWHALNTLAAIEAGAHIFIEKPTGHTIGESQAILKASRAADRIVQVGLHRRIGPHHVSGMKFLKDGGAGDIGLVRMFVHSRGGAETPTKNSAPPETLNWDMYCGPAPLRPYNRKIHPGGFRQYLDFANGTLGDWGVHWLDQMLWWCDQQSPKSVHSTGGRPVRGEAVLNEDVQTTDAPDSQIATYQFDDFTAIWEHRQFGGAGPEKSTVGCNFYGSKGTFHMGWRDGWTFYPDDARKPVVHEDHQLQEPDGHNLKLLWADFLQAIESGRHPTADIEIGHQATTLSLLGMLSLKLGRSVRWDGDAQRIIGDDEANGLLKRKYRAPWTYPEIG is encoded by the coding sequence ATGTCTCTCGATCGACGTGCCTTTATTGCCTCCACCGTTGCTGCTTCGACGTTGGCAGCCGCTCCCAAAATTCATGCAGCATCGAAGGACAAAAAGTATCGCACCGCGCTGATCGGATCGGGTTGGTGGGGCATGAACATCTTGCGCGAAGCGATGGCCGCGGGGCAAACCAAAGTCGTCGCCCTCTGTGATGTCGACCAAGACAAATTGGAACTCGCGGCCGAAGAGGTCAACGATCTTTCGGGCGAAGAACCAAAGCTGTATTCGGACTTTCGCGAGCTGTTTGAAAAGGAAGAGGTCGAGATTGCGATCATCGCGACGCCGGATCATTGGCATGCGCTAAACACGCTGGCAGCGATCGAAGCGGGCGCCCACATTTTCATCGAGAAACCGACCGGCCATACGATCGGAGAAAGCCAAGCAATTTTGAAGGCCTCGCGCGCGGCCGATCGCATCGTCCAAGTAGGACTGCACCGCCGCATTGGACCGCACCATGTTTCGGGAATGAAATTCTTGAAGGACGGCGGGGCTGGCGACATCGGTCTGGTGCGAATGTTTGTTCACAGCCGCGGCGGCGCCGAAACACCGACCAAAAACAGTGCTCCGCCGGAGACACTCAATTGGGACATGTATTGTGGTCCGGCTCCGCTGCGTCCGTACAACCGCAAGATCCATCCGGGCGGTTTTCGCCAATACCTCGATTTTGCTAACGGCACACTCGGCGATTGGGGCGTGCACTGGCTTGACCAAATGTTGTGGTGGTGTGATCAACAATCACCCAAGAGTGTTCATTCCACCGGCGGTCGTCCAGTGCGTGGCGAAGCCGTATTGAACGAGGACGTGCAAACCACGGACGCCCCGGATTCACAAATCGCGACCTATCAATTCGACGACTTCACCGCGATTTGGGAACATCGCCAATTTGGGGGCGCCGGTCCAGAGAAGTCGACCGTAGGCTGTAATTTCTACGGCAGCAAGGGAACCTTCCACATGGGATGGCGTGACGGTTGGACTTTCTATCCAGACGATGCCCGCAAACCTGTGGTGCATGAAGACCATCAACTGCAAGAACCCGACGGGCACAATCTAAAATTGTTATGGGCCGACTTTTTGCAAGCGATTGAATCAGGTCGACATCCGACTGCGGATATCGAAATCGGTCATCAAGCCACCACACTGAGTCTGTTGGGCATGTTGTCGCTCAAACTCGGACGCAGCGTGCGGTGGGATGGCGACGCGCAACGCATCATTGGTGATGACGAAGCCAACGGACTGCTAAAACGCAAATATCGAGCTCCGTGGACCTATCCTGAGATCGGTTAG
- a CDS encoding PQQ-binding-like beta-propeller repeat protein produces the protein MNASTFATMPTFVALKMRSLAMLTLGVCIATWHFPTTLHAEDWYRWRGPDLNGISTETHWQSEWPSGTMPIAWTIDVGTGFSSVVVQDDRAYTLGHVDDHSVVYCVDVNDGHLIWKHAYPAPLDARDFEGGPTTTPTIDGDRVYVLSRAGELFCFDAGSGEVRWQKQIADAAEVRVPGWGFAAAPLVVGDKLVLTLGESGAVVNKHDGELIWASPDRECGYASPVPIPNTKTIVFPSGRSFTGVDLETGQPQWSLRWLTSFGCNAAEPIIHDGKMFLCSGYNRGAALFKLTDGEPELIWKNKNMLNQLHGSLLHDGHLYGIDGDMESGARLTCLNWETGDVVWSEDDLKPGGLSLADGKLILLTEAGELVFAAATPAGFSEISRAKVLDGKCWTVPVLSSGRVFCRSIQGQVACVDLRD, from the coding sequence ATGAATGCTTCCACCTTCGCAACCATGCCCACCTTCGTTGCTCTCAAAATGCGGTCGCTTGCGATGTTGACACTCGGCGTCTGCATCGCCACATGGCATTTCCCCACCACGCTACATGCCGAGGATTGGTATCGATGGCGAGGCCCAGACCTAAACGGCATCTCGACGGAAACCCATTGGCAATCCGAATGGCCTTCGGGCACGATGCCGATTGCCTGGACGATCGACGTGGGAACCGGGTTTTCCTCGGTGGTGGTTCAAGACGACCGAGCCTACACGTTAGGACATGTCGACGATCATTCCGTGGTGTACTGTGTCGACGTCAACGATGGTCACTTGATTTGGAAACACGCATATCCGGCCCCCTTGGATGCTCGTGACTTCGAAGGCGGTCCCACCACCACACCGACCATCGACGGTGATCGCGTGTACGTTCTCAGCCGTGCTGGTGAACTGTTCTGCTTTGACGCCGGCTCCGGCGAAGTCCGCTGGCAAAAACAAATCGCGGACGCGGCAGAGGTTCGCGTTCCTGGATGGGGATTCGCTGCGGCGCCACTTGTCGTCGGTGACAAACTTGTGCTGACCTTGGGTGAATCAGGAGCGGTCGTCAACAAACATGATGGCGAATTGATCTGGGCATCCCCGGACCGCGAGTGCGGCTACGCGTCACCGGTTCCGATTCCAAACACAAAGACCATCGTGTTTCCGTCTGGCCGATCGTTTACCGGAGTCGATTTGGAAACGGGACAGCCGCAATGGTCACTTCGCTGGTTAACCAGTTTTGGTTGCAATGCAGCCGAACCGATCATTCACGATGGCAAGATGTTTCTTTGCTCGGGATACAATCGCGGCGCGGCGTTGTTCAAATTGACCGACGGCGAACCCGAGTTGATTTGGAAGAACAAGAACATGCTGAACCAACTGCATGGCTCGCTACTGCACGATGGGCATTTGTACGGGATCGATGGCGACATGGAATCCGGTGCCCGGTTGACCTGTCTGAACTGGGAAACCGGCGACGTGGTATGGTCCGAAGACGATTTAAAGCCTGGTGGACTGAGCCTGGCCGATGGCAAACTGATCCTGTTGACCGAAGCGGGCGAATTGGTCTTCGCCGCAGCAACGCCGGCAGGATTCAGCGAAATTTCGCGAGCCAAGGTGCTCGATGGCAAATGTTGGACGGTCCCGGTGTTGTCATCAGGACGCGTTTTTTGCCGATCGATCCAAGGCCAAGTCGCTTGCGTCGATCTCCGCGATTAA
- a CDS encoding class I SAM-dependent methyltransferase — translation MPKLDIRLRTVAALINPHGDSSVVHGDIGSDHGGLLVSLLRSKRIAKGIAVENKSQPYENSCFALKGLSADVRFGDGLAVIKPGELTSLSICGMGAESIVKILEAFSDRVPDHVVLQPNRQHELVRGWGLRNGFHLNEEQIAWGHWPYAVISLQRATDATHNASTPNDPAYADVDLDAALLFGPLILKRWEPKFAARLHEEQAYLQGLTKLDGDYEHRLHQIQKVLASHAVR, via the coding sequence ATGCCGAAATTAGATATTCGTTTGCGAACCGTCGCTGCGCTGATCAACCCGCACGGCGATTCGTCGGTCGTCCATGGAGACATCGGATCGGATCACGGTGGGCTGCTTGTGTCGCTGTTGCGAAGCAAGCGGATTGCCAAAGGGATCGCGGTCGAGAACAAATCGCAGCCGTACGAAAATTCGTGCTTTGCGCTAAAGGGGCTATCCGCCGACGTCCGCTTCGGCGATGGCTTGGCCGTGATTAAACCGGGCGAGCTGACCAGTTTGAGTATCTGTGGCATGGGCGCCGAAAGTATCGTCAAGATCCTCGAAGCGTTCTCTGATCGCGTTCCCGATCACGTTGTGCTGCAGCCCAATCGCCAACATGAACTCGTTCGTGGTTGGGGATTGCGGAACGGTTTTCATTTAAATGAGGAACAGATCGCTTGGGGGCACTGGCCGTACGCGGTGATTTCGTTGCAACGAGCGACGGACGCCACGCATAATGCATCCACGCCAAACGACCCCGCCTACGCCGATGTCGACCTCGATGCCGCGTTGCTGTTTGGGCCGTTGATCCTGAAGCGGTGGGAGCCCAAATTTGCGGCCCGGCTTCACGAAGAACAAGCCTACCTGCAAGGACTGACAAAACTCGACGGCGACTACGAACACCGGTTGCATCAGATTCAAAAAGTGCTGGCATCACATGCGGTTCGCTAA
- a CDS encoding TIGR00266 family protein, with protein MTLNLHCQCGKQLAIPETYAGKRVKCPSCAAVLQVPALPEPIDVVADTPVSSFPVSAAPKNMHRSGHGGGANRRSHEVDYEIVGNDMQMVIVELDPGETVIAEAGAMTYMEEGIQFEAKMGDGSEPDTGFFGKMMSVGKRAITGESLFMTHFTHTGAGKSHVAFAAPYPGKIIPIDLATIPGNDLICQKDAFLCAAFGTQVTIAFNKKIGTGLFGGEGFIMQKLVGDGLAFIHAGGTIIERELHGETLRVDTGCLVAFEPHMEYNIERAGNLKSMFLGGEGLFLATLRGHGRVWLQSLPMRRLSERIVANAGPSGKGEGSILGSLGNLLDGD; from the coding sequence ATGACCCTCAATCTCCACTGCCAATGCGGAAAGCAATTGGCGATTCCTGAAACTTACGCCGGAAAACGAGTCAAATGCCCGTCTTGCGCTGCGGTCCTGCAAGTGCCTGCATTGCCCGAACCGATCGATGTGGTCGCCGATACGCCGGTCAGTTCGTTTCCGGTGTCCGCTGCCCCCAAAAACATGCATCGATCGGGGCATGGCGGCGGTGCCAATCGCCGTAGCCATGAAGTGGATTACGAAATCGTCGGCAACGACATGCAGATGGTGATCGTCGAATTGGATCCAGGCGAAACGGTGATCGCCGAAGCCGGCGCGATGACGTACATGGAAGAAGGTATCCAGTTCGAAGCCAAGATGGGGGACGGATCGGAACCCGATACCGGTTTCTTTGGCAAGATGATGAGCGTCGGCAAACGCGCGATCACCGGCGAATCGCTGTTCATGACCCATTTTACTCACACTGGTGCGGGCAAAAGTCACGTGGCGTTTGCGGCGCCCTATCCAGGCAAAATCATTCCTATCGATCTCGCGACCATTCCTGGCAACGATTTGATCTGTCAAAAGGACGCATTTTTGTGTGCCGCCTTTGGAACCCAAGTCACCATCGCGTTTAACAAAAAAATCGGAACCGGTTTGTTTGGCGGTGAAGGTTTTATCATGCAAAAATTGGTCGGCGACGGGTTGGCATTTATCCATGCCGGCGGCACGATCATCGAACGAGAACTGCATGGCGAGACGCTGCGTGTTGACACCGGATGCTTGGTCGCGTTTGAACCTCATATGGAATACAACATCGAACGTGCAGGGAATTTGAAAAGCATGTTCCTCGGAGGCGAGGGATTGTTCCTGGCCACGCTGCGAGGGCACGGACGAGTGTGGTTACAAAGTTTGCCGATGCGACGACTGTCCGAACGGATTGTCGCGAACGCTGGACCGTCCGGAAAAGGCGAAGGGTCGATCCTCGGCTCGCTGGGCAATCTGTTGGACGGCGACTGA
- a CDS encoding DUF3859 domain-containing protein: MAKRKPEIRMRTFGIYTQWDADSKELPRFCKSTTSVRAEVGVEFGFVVNIKNAKNQSLRYCIDHPGILDADGKRRPPFDGIVYVKQNDWNFYLGDTIWEPIEDKLGLWQLTIEMDEKVVAEKTFELYRDDEGPAEYTLAPPNERP; this comes from the coding sequence ATGGCGAAACGAAAACCTGAGATTCGGATGCGTACGTTTGGGATCTACACCCAATGGGATGCCGATTCCAAAGAGCTTCCGCGATTCTGCAAATCAACCACCTCCGTGCGAGCCGAGGTCGGCGTCGAATTTGGCTTTGTGGTCAACATTAAAAACGCCAAGAACCAATCGCTGCGTTATTGCATCGATCACCCCGGCATCCTAGACGCCGACGGCAAGAGAAGACCCCCGTTTGACGGGATCGTGTACGTCAAACAAAACGATTGGAATTTTTATCTCGGTGATACGATCTGGGAACCGATCGAGGACAAGTTAGGGCTGTGGCAGTTGACGATCGAGATGGACGAAAAGGTTGTCGCCGAGAAAACGTTTGAACTCTACCGCGACGATGAGGGCCCCGCGGAATACACCCTCGCTCCACCAAACGAACGGCCGTAA
- a CDS encoding ribonucleotide-diphosphate reductase subunit beta: MNAPQNTQLQADRFAANEKRLINCSQVDVNQLMPLKYNWAWEHYQNGCANHWMPTEVPMTKDIETWRSDRLSDAERRVIMRNLGFFSTAESLVGNNLVLAIFKHVTNAECRQYLLRQAFEEAVHSHTFLYVVDSLGLDEGEVFNMYHEVPAIARKDAFETELTAEVLDPHFTTSTDEGAQAFLKNLIGYYLIMEGVFFYTGFVMMLSFHRRNLMTGIGEQFQYILRDETIHLNFGIDLINGIKAENPHLWTEAFQNAMIDRVKQAVELELDYARDCLPTGILGLNHDLFRDYVQYIADRRLERIGLPMQYGSSNPFPWMSETMDLAKEKNFFETRVTEYQSAGSLSWD, encoded by the coding sequence ATGAACGCACCCCAAAACACTCAACTTCAAGCCGATCGTTTTGCCGCTAACGAAAAACGTTTGATCAACTGCAGCCAGGTGGACGTCAACCAATTGATGCCGCTGAAATACAATTGGGCGTGGGAGCACTACCAAAACGGATGCGCCAACCACTGGATGCCAACCGAAGTGCCGATGACCAAGGACATCGAAACATGGCGAAGCGACCGATTGAGCGACGCGGAACGCCGCGTGATCATGCGAAACCTCGGCTTCTTTTCGACCGCTGAAAGTCTGGTTGGCAACAACCTGGTTCTCGCGATTTTCAAACACGTCACCAATGCCGAATGTCGTCAATACCTGCTTCGACAAGCGTTCGAAGAAGCCGTACATTCGCACACGTTCTTGTACGTCGTCGACAGTCTGGGGCTAGACGAAGGCGAAGTGTTCAACATGTATCACGAAGTCCCCGCGATCGCTCGCAAGGATGCGTTTGAAACCGAGTTGACCGCCGAAGTGCTTGATCCGCACTTCACCACGTCCACGGACGAAGGAGCTCAAGCGTTCCTGAAAAACTTGATCGGCTATTACCTGATCATGGAGGGGGTGTTCTTTTACACCGGCTTTGTGATGATGTTGTCGTTTCATCGCCGCAATCTGATGACCGGGATTGGAGAGCAGTTCCAATACATCTTGCGAGACGAAACGATTCACCTGAATTTTGGGATTGATTTGATCAACGGCATCAAAGCCGAGAATCCTCACTTGTGGACCGAAGCGTTCCAAAACGCGATGATCGACCGCGTCAAGCAAGCGGTCGAATTGGAACTTGATTACGCACGCGATTGTTTGCCGACCGGAATCTTGGGACTCAATCACGACCTGTTCCGCGACTACGTCCAATACATTGCCGACCGGCGACTCGAGCGGATTGGGTTACCAATGCAATATGGATCGTCCAATCCATTTCCCTGGATGAGCGAGACGATGGACTTGGCCAAAGAGAAAAACTTTTTCGAAACGCGTGTGACCGAGTACCAATCCGCCGGCAGTCTCAGCTGGGATTGA
- a CDS encoding ribonucleoside-diphosphate reductase subunit alpha — translation MSNTTSAQASPTTVLKVRKRDGREVDMDRGRIESAIEKAFRAELNLAEGQPLAPQIEQDVLAIIDQVYEFASGDAASGCLSVEQIQDVVEIGLMQREHFRVARRYILYRTEHARLRAVRHVDSGLDELSIDNSGSAPKLRLQIEPGVHVAFSEAKLKTFLESIPESTLPNIETSEIVAEVIRGSFDGMTPEDIARALVLSARSRIERSMDYDRFAAAMQLAIVYRQTLGLTQIDEDFADTYRDRFEHYVIEGIRCGRLSEQLRSFDLQRLADALLPERDKLFRYLGVQTIYDRYLLHVDGRRIETPQYFWMRVAMGLALREDEDQRTDRAIEFYQLLSSFRFTSATPTLFNSGTQHPQLSSCYLTTVQDDLAHIFKSIGDNAMLSKWAGGLGNDWTSVRATGSLIKGTNGTSQGVIPFLKIVNDAAVAVNQGGKRKGAVCAYLEPWHLDFEEFLDLRKNTGDDRRRTHDMHTAAWIPDLFMQRVRENGTWTLFSPDEASDLHDTYGRRFRERYEHYERLAAAGKMKQHRQVSATELWRKLLTRTFETGHPWVTFKDPSNIRSPQDHAGVVHSSNLCTEILLNTSEDETAVCNLGSVNLAAHIVDGRLDHDLLKATITTAMRMLDNVIDINFYPTIEARNANLRHRPVGLGLMGYQDALHRLQIAVASDEAIEFADRSMEAISYYALLASSQLAAERGRYESYSGSKWDRGLLPIDTIELLQQERDTPVDVDRSMTMDWQVVRDSIATHGMRNSNCLAIAPTATISTIIGVTQSIEPTYKLLYAKSNLSGEFTQINEPLVDVLSEHGLWDAPMLDSLKYHDGSLSDIQRIPESIKRLFATAMEIEPKWLIEAASRRQKWIDQGQSLNLYLAKPSGKSIDAMYHLAWQRGLKTTYYLRSLAATQVEKSTVDVNRHGIQPRWMKSQSQSGQIRVDRMPTPAASACSIDDPDCEACQ, via the coding sequence ATGTCAAACACGACTTCGGCACAGGCAAGCCCCACCACCGTATTGAAAGTTCGCAAACGCGATGGTCGCGAAGTCGACATGGACCGTGGTCGCATCGAATCGGCGATCGAAAAAGCGTTCCGCGCGGAATTGAACCTCGCCGAAGGCCAACCGCTTGCACCACAAATCGAGCAAGATGTGCTGGCGATCATCGACCAAGTCTATGAGTTTGCGTCCGGGGATGCGGCGTCGGGCTGCCTGAGTGTCGAACAGATCCAGGACGTCGTCGAAATTGGCTTGATGCAGCGAGAGCATTTTCGAGTCGCGCGTCGCTACATCCTGTACCGAACCGAGCATGCACGACTGCGAGCGGTGCGTCACGTCGACTCGGGACTCGACGAATTGTCCATCGACAACAGCGGTTCTGCCCCGAAATTGCGGCTGCAGATTGAACCGGGCGTGCATGTTGCATTTTCAGAAGCCAAGCTGAAAACATTTCTCGAATCGATTCCCGAGTCGACGCTACCGAACATCGAGACCAGCGAGATCGTTGCCGAAGTCATTCGCGGATCGTTCGACGGAATGACTCCCGAGGACATCGCCCGCGCGCTTGTGCTTTCCGCTCGCAGCCGTATCGAGCGAAGCATGGACTATGACCGCTTTGCTGCGGCAATGCAGTTGGCCATCGTGTATCGCCAAACGCTGGGTTTGACCCAAATTGACGAGGACTTTGCGGACACTTATCGCGATCGTTTTGAACACTACGTGATCGAAGGGATTCGCTGCGGTCGACTGTCCGAACAACTGCGAAGCTTCGATCTTCAACGACTTGCCGACGCCTTGCTACCCGAACGAGACAAGCTGTTTCGCTATTTGGGCGTGCAGACGATTTACGACCGCTACTTGCTGCATGTGGACGGACGCCGAATCGAAACCCCGCAATACTTCTGGATGCGAGTCGCGATGGGACTAGCCCTTCGTGAAGATGAAGACCAGCGAACCGATCGGGCGATCGAGTTCTATCAACTGCTGTCGTCGTTCCGGTTCACCAGCGCGACGCCGACACTGTTCAACTCGGGCACTCAGCATCCGCAATTGAGCAGCTGCTACTTGACGACGGTGCAAGACGACCTGGCTCACATTTTCAAAAGCATTGGCGACAACGCGATGCTTTCCAAATGGGCGGGCGGGCTAGGCAACGACTGGACGAGCGTCCGTGCCACCGGTTCGCTAATCAAGGGCACCAATGGGACAAGCCAGGGGGTGATTCCCTTTTTAAAGATCGTCAATGACGCGGCGGTGGCGGTGAACCAAGGCGGCAAACGCAAAGGGGCGGTATGTGCCTACCTTGAGCCTTGGCATCTTGATTTCGAAGAGTTCTTGGATCTGAGAAAGAACACCGGCGATGATCGCCGCCGGACGCACGACATGCACACCGCGGCGTGGATCCCCGATCTGTTCATGCAGCGGGTTCGCGAAAATGGAACGTGGACGCTGTTTAGCCCCGACGAAGCAAGCGATCTGCACGACACCTACGGCCGTCGTTTCCGCGAGCGGTACGAGCATTACGAACGCCTCGCCGCTGCAGGCAAAATGAAACAACATCGCCAAGTTTCGGCAACCGAGTTGTGGCGAAAACTGCTCACTCGCACGTTTGAAACCGGGCACCCCTGGGTAACATTCAAAGATCCGTCGAACATCCGCAGCCCGCAAGACCACGCCGGCGTCGTGCATAGCAGTAACCTTTGTACTGAAATCCTGCTAAATACCAGCGAAGACGAAACCGCTGTTTGCAATCTGGGCAGCGTCAATCTGGCCGCCCATATCGTCGACGGTCGATTGGACCATGATTTATTGAAAGCGACGATCACCACCGCGATGCGGATGTTAGATAACGTGATCGACATCAATTTCTATCCCACCATCGAAGCGCGTAACGCCAACCTTCGCCATCGCCCCGTGGGCCTTGGGTTGATGGGATACCAAGACGCACTGCATCGACTACAGATCGCCGTAGCCAGCGACGAAGCGATCGAGTTCGCCGACCGCAGCATGGAAGCGATCAGCTACTACGCGTTGTTGGCATCGAGCCAATTGGCGGCCGAGCGAGGCCGGTACGAATCGTACAGCGGGTCGAAATGGGATCGCGGACTGTTGCCGATCGACACGATTGAATTACTGCAACAAGAACGCGACACGCCGGTCGACGTCGACCGATCGATGACGATGGATTGGCAAGTCGTTCGCGACTCAATCGCCACGCACGGGATGCGAAACAGCAACTGTTTGGCGATCGCGCCCACCGCGACGATCTCGACCATCATCGGGGTGACTCAGTCGATCGAACCGACTTACAAATTGTTGTACGCCAAGAGCAATTTGTCGGGCGAGTTCACTCAGATCAACGAACCGCTTGTGGATGTATTGAGTGAACATGGCTTGTGGGATGCCCCCATGCTCGATTCACTCAAGTACCACGATGGATCCTTGTCTGACATCCAGCGTATCCCCGAATCGATCAAGCGTTTGTTTGCCACGGCGATGGAGATTGAACCGAAATGGTTGATCGAAGCCGCCTCGCGACGCCAAAAATGGATCGACCAGGGCCAATCACTGAACCTGTATTTGGCCAAACCGAGTGGGAAATCGATTGATGCGATGTACCACCTGGCATGGCAACGCGGACTGAAAACGACGTACTACCTGCGTTCATTGGCAGCCACCCAAGTGGAAAAGTCCACGGTCGATGTGAACCGGCACGGCATCCAACCGCGGTGGATGAAATCGCAGAGTCAATCGGGGCAGATCCGTGTCGATCGCATGCCCACCCCCGCTGCTTCGGCTTGCTCGATCGACGATCCCGATTGCGAGGCGTGCCAATAG